In Onychostoma macrolepis isolate SWU-2019 chromosome 04, ASM1243209v1, whole genome shotgun sequence, one DNA window encodes the following:
- the LOC131539634 gene encoding gastrula zinc finger protein XlCGF26.1-like, which translates to MAYIKEECEDMSIEETFRVKHEDTEEQTDLMTLKEENHELNEMEQKYEYEKHHDFMTEEVSRKTEKTSSQKRGQKKGTKKYFTCQECGKSFDQFGNLKVHMRIHKGEKPFTCKQCGKSFNEKGNLNVHLRVHTGERPFTCQQCGKSFSQRGNLKVHMKIHTGESSFTCQQCGKCFTEKGNLKVHMRIHTGESSFICHQCGKSFTQKGNLKKHMRIHTGEKPYTCKLCGKGFTRELGLSYHMNSHTGEKPFICSQCGKSFTRKVTLDTHIRIHTGEKPFVCGQCGKNFRCKENLNQHMRIHSRENCFICHQCGRSFTKMKRLKNHLLTHTGKKPFMCHHCGKSYTNKRNLQTHMRIHTRKRSFTCLQRKKRYRLKRHLQIHAGGKQFNCNQCNKKFLLPSHLQIHLKSHADLRPYVCSLCGKHFKWPSNLLWHQKIRICVKLRLRSHHS; encoded by the coding sequence ACCTGATGACGCTGAAGGAGGAGAATCACGAGCTTAATGAAATGGAGCAGAAGTATGAATATGAGAAACATCATGATTTTATGACTGAAGAAGTATCCAGAAAGACCGAAAAGACTTCCTCACAAAAAAGAGGTCAGAAGAAAGGAACTAAAAAGTATTTCACCTGCCAagagtgtggaaagagttttgatcaatttggaaatcttaaagtccacatgagaattcacaaaggagagaaacctttcacctgcaaacagtgtggaaagagtttcaatGAAAAAGGAAACCTTAATGTCCActtgagagttcacactggagaaaggCCTTTCACGTGCCAACAATGTGGAAAAAGCTTCTCTCAAAGAGGAAACCTTAAAGTCCACATGAAAATCCACACTGGTGAGAGCTCTTttacctgccaacagtgtggaaagtgtTTCACTGAAAAGGGGAACCTTAAGgtccacatgagaattcacaccggagagagctctttcatctgccatcagtgtggaaagagtttcactcaaaaaggaaaccttaagaaacacatgaggattcacaccggagagaagccttacacctGCAAATTATGTGGGAAGGGCTTCACACGTGAACTAGGCCTTAGTTATCACATGAACagtcacactggagaaaaaccatTCATATGtagtcagtgtggaaagagtttcactcGTAAAGTGACCCTTGATACCCACAttagaattcacactggagagaagccattcGTATGTGGTCAGTGTGGAAAGAATTTTAGATGTAAAGAAAACCTTAATCAGCACATGAGGATTCACTCAAGGGAGAACTGTTTTATATGTCATCAGTGTGGAAGgagtttcacaaaaatgaaacgCCTTAAGAATCATTTATTAACTCACACTGGAAAGAAGCCTTTCATGTGCCATCACTGTGGAAAGAgttatacaaataaaagaaacCTTCAGactcacatgagaattcacactagAAAGAGGTCTTTCACATGTCTTCAGCGTAAGAAAAGATATCGCCTGAAACGTCATTTACAAATTCACGCTGGAGGAAAACAATTTAATTGCAATCAGTGTAATAAAAAATTCCTGTTGCCATCACACTTACAGATACACCTGAAAAGCCATGCAGATCTGAGACCCTATGTGTGTTCCTTGTGTGGAAAGCATTTTAAATGGCCCAGCAATTTACTATGGCACCAGAAAATACGTATCTGTGTAAAATTAAGGCTACGCTCACACCACAGTTGA